One stretch of Streptomyces agglomeratus DNA includes these proteins:
- a CDS encoding GNAT family N-acetyltransferase — translation MDLVLRPGRPEDAAEAGRICFDAFSGIALQHGFPSDIPGVEAADGMFKQLLGHPGFYSVVAELDGRIVGSNFLDVRSDVVGVGPITVDPAVQNGGVGRRLMEDVMRRAAERRVPGIRLLQSGYHSRSFALYAGMGFEFRETVACMQGPPIGGTVPGYEVRPATEADVAACNEVCRRVHGADRGGELTDALRTGTARVSEHGGRITGYATDLAFFAHAVGESTEDIRALIAAAPGFGGPGILVPASNSVLLQWCLHNGLKVQQLMSVMTIGLYSEPAGAYLASILY, via the coding sequence GTGGATCTCGTACTGCGCCCCGGAAGGCCGGAGGACGCCGCCGAAGCGGGCCGGATCTGTTTCGACGCTTTCTCCGGAATCGCCCTCCAGCACGGTTTTCCCTCCGACATCCCGGGCGTCGAGGCGGCCGACGGGATGTTCAAGCAGTTGCTGGGACACCCCGGCTTCTACAGCGTCGTCGCCGAGCTCGACGGCCGGATCGTCGGCAGCAACTTCCTCGACGTACGGTCGGACGTCGTCGGCGTCGGGCCGATCACCGTCGACCCGGCCGTCCAGAACGGCGGCGTGGGGCGCCGGCTCATGGAGGACGTCATGCGGCGGGCCGCCGAGCGGCGGGTGCCCGGCATCCGGCTGCTGCAAAGCGGCTACCACTCCCGGTCGTTCGCCCTCTACGCCGGCATGGGGTTCGAGTTCCGCGAAACCGTGGCCTGCATGCAGGGACCGCCGATCGGGGGGACCGTACCGGGGTACGAGGTGCGCCCCGCGACGGAGGCGGATGTCGCGGCCTGCAACGAGGTCTGCCGCCGGGTGCACGGGGCCGACCGCGGCGGCGAACTCACCGACGCGCTGAGGACGGGCACGGCCCGCGTGAGCGAACACGGCGGGCGCATCACGGGTTACGCCACGGATCTGGCCTTCTTCGCGCACGCCGTCGGCGAGTCGACCGAGGACATCAGGGCGCTCATCGCCGCGGCGCCCGGCTTCGGCGGCCCCGGCATCCTCGTCCCCGCCTCCAACAGCGTGCTGTTGCAGTGGTGTCTGCACAACGGTCTCAAGGTGCAGCAGCTGATGAGCGTGATGACGATCGGGCTCTACAGCGAGCCGGCCGGGGCGTACCTCGCCTCCATCCTCTACTGA
- a CDS encoding DUF6296 family protein — MGKSDRYELVFVHPGAPAAVPEAADVVEVHRTDRSGPGGHPVYADDTGIVLAEISDRDEVRMLASGGHQDPAAAVQVRPA; from the coding sequence ATGGGCAAGTCCGATCGCTATGAACTGGTCTTCGTGCACCCGGGCGCACCGGCCGCCGTTCCGGAGGCAGCCGATGTGGTCGAAGTGCACCGCACGGACCGCAGCGGGCCCGGCGGCCACCCGGTGTACGCGGACGACACCGGTATCGTGCTGGCCGAGATCAGCGACCGGGACGAGGTGCGGATGCTCGCCAGCGGCGGTCACCAGGACCCCGCGGCGGCGGTCCAGGTACGTCCGGCCTAG
- a CDS encoding SIR2 family NAD-dependent protein deacylase — translation MSDNGTARRPLVAVLSGAGVSTDSGIPDYRGPNGLWRRDPEAEKLVTYEFYMSDPDIRRRAWRMRRDSPARHARPNDAHRAIAELERSGVPVRVLTQNVDGLHQMAGLPGRKVLELHGSARSTVCTGCHARSPMEEALARVEAGEVDPPCLVCGGVLKSATVMFGQRLDPVVMGEALAIAKASDVFVAVGTSLKVQPAASLAGIAAEHGARLIVVNAEPTPYDELADEVVREPIGTALPALLKSLAA, via the coding sequence ATGAGCGACAACGGCACGGCTCGGCGGCCGCTGGTCGCCGTACTCAGCGGAGCTGGTGTCTCGACGGACTCCGGCATCCCCGACTACCGCGGGCCGAACGGGCTGTGGCGGCGTGATCCGGAGGCCGAGAAGCTCGTCACGTACGAGTTCTACATGTCCGATCCCGACATCCGGCGCCGGGCCTGGCGCATGCGCCGCGACAGTCCCGCGCGGCATGCCCGGCCGAACGACGCCCATAGGGCGATCGCCGAACTGGAGCGCTCGGGGGTACCGGTCCGGGTCCTGACCCAGAACGTGGACGGGCTGCACCAGATGGCCGGACTGCCCGGCCGCAAGGTGCTCGAACTGCACGGGAGCGCACGGTCGACCGTGTGCACCGGCTGTCACGCCCGCTCGCCGATGGAGGAGGCTCTGGCGCGGGTGGAGGCGGGCGAGGTGGACCCGCCGTGCCTGGTGTGCGGGGGCGTCCTCAAATCGGCCACGGTCATGTTCGGGCAGCGGCTCGATCCCGTGGTGATGGGCGAGGCTCTGGCGATCGCCAAGGCGAGCGACGTCTTCGTGGCTGTCGGCACCAGCCTCAAGGTGCAGCCGGCCGCCTCACTCGCGGGGATCGCGGCGGAGCACGGCGCACGGCTCATCGTCGTCAACGCCGAGCCGACGCCTTACGACGAGCTCGCCGACGAGGTCGTACGCGAGCCGATCGGGACGGCGCTGCCCGCCCTGCTGAAGAGCCTGGCGGCCTGA
- a CDS encoding aquaporin, producing MGIHRALPRRAAAEFVGTASLVTVIVGSGIQAAGLSQDAGVQLLANALASAVGLGLLIVLFGPVSGAHLNPVITLFVWWSERRSGARFTGREVGLYIAAQLAGAGAGGLLAETMFGRTPGVWSTQVRSDGHLLLSETIATAGLVVVVYGLERTGRPQLAPVAVASYIATAIWFTSSGSFANPAATAGRALTDSLTGIAPASLPGFVAAQLLGGLLGAGLATVLYGPPASRAAAELNSPGPSGRTVLGSGSR from the coding sequence ATGGGTATCCACAGGGCACTGCCGCGCCGAGCGGCCGCTGAATTCGTGGGGACCGCGTCCCTGGTGACCGTCATCGTCGGTTCCGGCATCCAGGCCGCCGGCCTCAGTCAGGACGCCGGCGTCCAGCTCCTCGCCAACGCACTGGCGTCCGCGGTGGGGCTCGGCCTGCTGATCGTCCTGTTCGGCCCGGTGTCCGGGGCCCATCTCAATCCGGTGATCACCCTTTTCGTCTGGTGGTCGGAGCGGCGGTCCGGCGCCCGCTTCACCGGCCGCGAGGTCGGTCTCTACATCGCCGCTCAGCTCGCCGGGGCCGGTGCGGGAGGGCTGCTGGCCGAGACGATGTTCGGCCGGACGCCCGGCGTGTGGTCCACCCAGGTGCGGTCCGACGGACACCTGCTCCTCAGTGAGACGATCGCCACGGCCGGGCTCGTGGTGGTCGTGTACGGGCTGGAGCGCACGGGCCGCCCCCAACTGGCCCCGGTCGCGGTCGCGTCGTACATCGCCACGGCGATCTGGTTCACCTCGTCGGGCTCGTTCGCCAACCCCGCGGCGACGGCCGGCCGCGCGCTCACCGACTCCCTCACCGGCATCGCGCCGGCGTCGCTTCCCGGCTTCGTCGCCGCCCAGCTGCTCGGCGGGCTCCTCGGCGCCGGTCTCGCCACCGTCCTCTACGGGCCGCCCGCGTCCCGCGCAGCCGCCGAGCTCAACTCCCCCGGCCCGTCCGGGCGGACAGTCCTCGGCTCAGGCAGTCGGTGA
- a CDS encoding arginase family protein: MQQAAVVEAPSVLGLRPSGVQDSPAALLDAGLLAALGAVWAGRVEPPAYDPRRDAETGILNPLAIARYSVQLADRVGGVLGRGCFPVVLGGDCSILLGSLLALRRRGRYGLLFLDGHTDFYQPSAEPAGEAASMELALATGRGPLPLTDLEGRGPLIQDEDVVAFGFRDSAESAGAGMQPLPPKLCAIDLDGVRATGAEAAARRAVDGLTAGQSAGYWVHLDVDVLDDAVMPAVDYRLPGGLSWPELETVLRTALADERARGLDVTIFNPRLDPGGTLAVRLTDCLSRGLSARTGRGS, encoded by the coding sequence GTGCAGCAGGCAGCCGTCGTAGAAGCGCCGTCCGTACTCGGGCTGCGCCCTTCCGGCGTACAGGACTCGCCGGCCGCTCTGCTCGACGCCGGCCTGCTGGCGGCCCTCGGCGCGGTGTGGGCAGGCCGGGTCGAACCGCCGGCGTACGACCCGAGGCGGGACGCCGAGACCGGAATCCTCAACCCGCTCGCGATCGCGCGGTACTCCGTACAACTGGCCGACAGGGTCGGCGGAGTCCTCGGGCGTGGTTGCTTTCCCGTGGTCCTCGGCGGTGATTGCAGCATCCTGCTGGGCAGTCTCCTGGCTCTGCGGCGCCGGGGGCGCTACGGGCTGCTGTTCCTCGACGGACACACCGACTTCTACCAGCCGTCGGCGGAACCGGCCGGCGAGGCCGCCTCGATGGAGCTCGCCCTGGCCACCGGACGCGGGCCGCTGCCGCTGACGGACCTCGAAGGGCGCGGGCCGCTCATACAGGACGAGGACGTCGTAGCCTTCGGCTTCCGCGACTCGGCCGAATCCGCGGGGGCGGGGATGCAGCCGCTGCCGCCGAAGCTGTGCGCGATCGATCTGGACGGCGTACGCGCGACCGGCGCCGAAGCGGCGGCGCGCCGGGCGGTCGACGGGCTCACCGCCGGGCAGAGCGCCGGATACTGGGTGCACCTCGACGTGGACGTCCTCGACGACGCGGTCATGCCGGCTGTCGACTACCGCCTGCCCGGCGGGCTGAGCTGGCCGGAACTGGAGACCGTGCTGCGCACGGCGCTCGCCGACGAACGAGCCCGGGGGCTCGACGTCACGATCTTCAACCCCCGCCTCGACCCCGGCGGGACGCTCGCCGTCCGCCTCACCGACTGCCTGAGCCGAGGACTGTCCGCCCGGACGGGCCGGGGGAGTTGA
- a CDS encoding FAD-binding oxidoreductase: MDGRTLDAMRTALRGPVIGPQDPEYDRSRAIYNAMIDRRPAALVRCADAADVMAAVDFIRDNGLEVAVRGGGHSGPGLGLVEDGVTIDLSPMRWVRVDPAARTARAGGGSLLGDLDHAAHGFGLATPAGVMSTTGLGGLTLGGGHGYLTRKYGLTVDNLLSADVVLADGGFVTASETENPDLFWGLRGGGGNFGIVTSFDFRLHPVGSVGVGMTVWPVDSGREVLRWYREFLPRAPDDLNGFCALFTIPPGPPFPEEIHGRKMWGVVWCWTGDPQRLDETLTVVNEAGPPAFHFTTPMPYPALQSMFDTLIPAGLQWYWRGHFFDRITDEAIDVHAKYAENLPTELSLMHLYPVDGAAGRVAPDDTAWSYRDAVWSAVIAGVDPDPANARAVKQWCVDYWEELRPHSMGAAYVNFMDAESQDRVRAAYRGHYDRLAEIKRTYDPHNFFHVNQNIEPAEQY, encoded by the coding sequence ATCTACAACGCCATGATCGACCGGCGTCCAGCCGCCCTCGTGCGGTGCGCGGACGCGGCGGACGTCATGGCGGCGGTCGACTTCATCCGCGACAACGGCCTCGAAGTCGCCGTCCGGGGCGGTGGGCACAGCGGCCCCGGCCTGGGCCTGGTGGAGGACGGCGTCACCATCGACCTGTCGCCCATGCGCTGGGTGCGCGTCGACCCTGCCGCGCGGACCGCGCGGGCGGGCGGCGGCAGTCTGCTCGGGGACCTCGACCACGCCGCCCACGGATTCGGCCTCGCCACTCCCGCCGGCGTCATGTCCACGACGGGCCTCGGCGGCCTCACGCTCGGCGGCGGCCACGGTTATCTCACCCGCAAGTACGGACTCACGGTCGACAACCTGCTGTCGGCCGACGTCGTACTCGCCGACGGCGGTTTTGTCACCGCGAGCGAGACCGAGAACCCCGACCTCTTCTGGGGTCTGCGCGGCGGCGGCGGCAACTTCGGCATCGTCACCTCCTTCGACTTCCGGCTGCATCCGGTGGGCAGCGTGGGCGTCGGGATGACCGTGTGGCCGGTGGACAGCGGCCGCGAAGTGCTGCGGTGGTACCGCGAATTCCTGCCGCGGGCGCCCGACGACCTGAACGGCTTCTGCGCCCTGTTCACCATCCCGCCCGGTCCGCCCTTCCCGGAGGAGATCCACGGCCGGAAGATGTGGGGAGTCGTGTGGTGCTGGACGGGGGACCCGCAGCGCCTCGACGAGACGCTGACGGTGGTGAACGAAGCCGGCCCGCCAGCCTTCCACTTCACGACGCCGATGCCCTACCCCGCCTTGCAGAGCATGTTCGACACGCTGATCCCCGCCGGCCTCCAGTGGTACTGGCGCGGGCACTTCTTCGACCGGATCACGGACGAGGCCATCGACGTGCACGCCAAGTACGCCGAGAATCTCCCCACCGAGCTGTCGCTCATGCACCTCTACCCGGTGGACGGCGCCGCGGGCCGCGTCGCCCCGGACGACACCGCGTGGAGCTACCGGGACGCTGTCTGGTCCGCTGTCATCGCCGGCGTGGACCCCGACCCCGCCAACGCGCGGGCCGTCAAGCAGTGGTGCGTCGACTACTGGGAGGAACTGCGGCCGCACTCCATGGGCGCCGCCTACGTGAACTTCATGGACGCCGAGAGCCAGGACCGGGTCAGGGCCGCCTACCGCGGCCACTACGACCGGCTGGCGGAGATCAAGCGGACCTACGACCCGCACAATTTCTTCCACGTCAACCAGAACATCGAGCCGGCGGAACAGTACTGA